A single Phragmites australis chromosome 4, lpPhrAust1.1, whole genome shotgun sequence DNA region contains:
- the LOC133914170 gene encoding basic blue protein-like translates to MARGRGSAAGAGRAIAMAFAVACCCILAGCGVADAAATYYVGDGNGWSFSSPSWPNGKHFHAGDTLVFRYIPWVHNVVAVDEDGYNGCTTPPGSRTYTSGGDRIRLAKGDNFFICTRFGHCNLVMKLVVYAA, encoded by the exons ATGGCTCGGGGAAGAGGCAGTGCAGCGGGTGCAGGGCGAGCCATTGCCATGGCCTTCGCCGTTGCCTGCTGCTGCATTCTTGCCGGCTGCGGCGTCGCCGATGCAGCAGCCACCTACTACGTCGGGGACGGCAACGGCTGGTCCTTCAGCAGCCCTAGCTGGCCCAACGGCAAGCATTTCCACGCTGGAGACACCCTTG TGTTCAGATACATTCCCTGGGTGCACAACGTGGTGGCCGTCGATGAGGACGGGTACAACGGCTGCACCACGCCGCCGGGGTCGCGGACCTACACGTCCGGCGGCGACCGCATCAGGCTCGCCAAGGGGGATAACTTCTTCATCTGCACACGATTCGGCCACTGCAACCTCGTCATGAAGCTCGTGGTTTATGCCGCGTGA